One segment of Chlorocebus sabaeus isolate Y175 chromosome 26, mChlSab1.0.hap1, whole genome shotgun sequence DNA contains the following:
- the RPS27L gene encoding ribosomal protein eS27-like, with protein sequence MPLARDLLHPSLEEEKKKHKKKRLVQSPNSYFMDVKCPGCYKITTVFSHAQTVVLCVGCSTVLCQPTGGKARLTEGCSFRRKQH encoded by the exons ATGCCT TTGGCTAGAGATTTACTACATCCGTCcttggaagaggaaaagaaaaaacataaaaagaaacgCCTGGTACAAAGTCCAAATTCTTACTTTATGGATGTAAAATGCCCAG gTTGCTACAAGATCACCACGGTTTTCAGCCATGCTCAGACAGTGGTTCTTTGTGTAGGTTGTTCAACAGTGTTGTGCCAGCCTACAGGAGGAAAGGCCAGACTCACAGAAG GGTGTTCATTTAGAAGAAAGCAACACTAA